One stretch of Streptomyces sp. MMBL 11-1 DNA includes these proteins:
- a CDS encoding Trm112 family protein, whose amino-acid sequence MALEAGLLEILACPACHAPLDDRSAADSPELVCTGDACGLAYPVRDGIPVLLVDEARRPA is encoded by the coding sequence ATGGCGCTCGAAGCCGGCCTCCTGGAGATCCTGGCCTGCCCGGCCTGCCACGCCCCGCTCGACGACCGTTCGGCGGCCGACAGCCCTGAGCTGGTCTGCACGGGCGACGCCTGCGGCCTGGCGTACCCGGTCCGGGACGGCATCCCGGTCCTTCTCGTGGACGAGGCGCGCCGCCCCGCCTGA